The genome window CCCGCGGCAGTCCCTCGCCTGGATCCCCCTGGCGCTTGCGGCGCTGGTCGGAACGGCGGCGCTCGCCGTCCTGGTGCTGGGCGCCCGGCGGAGGGCCGCGGGATGAGCCCGGTCGAACTGGCGCTCGGCGCCTTCCACTTCCTCCGGCCGTTCTGGCTGCTGCTCCTGCCCCTGATCGCCTGGCTGTGGTGGATGGCCCGGCGCACCCGCGCGCGCCGCGCGGTGCCGAGGGACGGGATCGCTCCGCACCTGCGCGCCGCGCTGACCGTGGGCGCGCGGGGGGCGCGCCGGCTCCTGCCGGTCGACGGCGTCGCGCTGGCGCTCGCCTGCCTGTCGCTGGGTGCCGCCGGCCCCACCTGGTCGCGCATGCCGGACCCGTTCGTCGCCCGGTCCGCGCCGGTCGTCGTGGCGCTGCGGGTCGCCCCTTCCATGGAGGGCACCGATGTCTCTCCCTCGCGGCTCGAGCGCGGCACGCAGAAGATCCGCGACCTGCTCGCGCTGCGCGCCGGCGCCCGCACCGCGCTGGTCGCCTATGCCGGCAGCGCCCACCGCGTCGTGCCGATGACCGAGGACCCGGGCGTCATGACCCCCTACCTCGCGGGCCTGACGCCGGAGGTGATGCCGCGCGAGGGCGACCGCGCCGCCGAAGCGCTGGCCCTCGCCGAGGCGCTGCTCGCCGGGGAGGACGCGCCGGGCGCCATCCTCTTCGTCACCGACCGGCTCGACCCGGCGGATGTCGCCGCGCTCGACGGCAGCGCGCGGCCGGTCGCGGTGCTGGCGATGCTGCCCGAGGGCGCGCGCGACCGCGGCCTCGACCAGCTCGGCACGGCGCAGGTGGTGGCGGTGACGCCGGACGCCGCCGACATCCGCCGGATCGACGGGATGCTGAACGCCGCCTACCGCCGGGCGATGCTGGAGAACACCGATCAGCCCTGGCAGGACCGCGGCCATTGGCTGGCCTGGCCGGCGGCGCTGCTCACGCTCCTGTGGTTCCGCCGGGGCTGGACGCTGCGTTGGGCCGCGGTGCTGGCGCTGGCCGCTTCGCTCGCGCTGCCCGCACCCCGGGCGGCCCGGGCCGGGGGCATCGCCGACTGGTTCCTCACACCGGACCAGCAGGGCAGCCTCGCGCTTCAGCGCCGGGATTTCGGGCGGGCGGCGGAGCTCTTCTCCGATCCCCTCCGCCGCGGCTACGCGCTCTACCGCGACGGCCAGTACGCGGCGGCGGTCGAGGTGCTCGACCGGGTCGGGACCGCCGCCGCGGCCTTCCTCCAGGGCATGGCGCAGCTCAGGTCGCGCGCCTACCGCGACGGCGTGCGCTCCTTCCGCACCGCGCTCGATCGCGATCCGGACTATCCCGGCGCGGCCGCGAACCTCGCCGTCGCGCAGCGGATCGTCGACTATATCGAGGAGGCGCGCGAACAGTCCGACACCGGCGAGGACACGGGCATTGGCGCCGACGACATCGTTCTCGACAATGAGGCGGACCGCGGCGCGGAGACGGAAACGGACGCCCCGGAGGCCGGCGCCGCCGGTCTGCTGACCGCGGAGCAGTGGATGAACACGGTCGACACCGGCACGGGCGCCTTTCTGCGGCAGCGCTTCGCCATCGAGGCGCTGCGCGCCTCCGCCCCCGCGCCCGGGGGCACCGCGCCGGGGGGCACGGCGCCTTCGGACGCGGACAAGGACTCGGCCTCGGGCCCCGACGCAGGCGCAGACACAGAAGCGAGCACAGGCGCAGGCGCAGGCGCAGGCGCAGGCGCAGGCGCAGGCGCAGAAGCGGGCGCAGAAGCGGGCGCGGGCAGGACGGAGGACGCAAGGTGAGGCGCGCCGCGCTCCTGCTGCTTCTCGCCCCCGCCCTTCCGGCCACAGCGCAGCAGGACGCCGCCGCGCAGGGCGGCCCGGTGATGCAGGTCACGTTCGAGGAGACCGAGGCGATCCCCGGGCAGCCCCTGAGCCTGCGCCTGACAGTGCTGGCGCCGACCTACTTCCCCGAACCGCCGGTCTGGCCCGGCCTGGAGGCGCCGAACCTGCTGGTGCGCCTGCCCGAACGCTCCACCAACCCGACGAGCGCCCGGGTGGGCGGCGAGACCTGGTCCGGCATCACCCGCACCTACCGGATCTCGCCGATGGTGCCGGGGGCGTTCTCGATCCCCCCGCAGGAGGTGATCGTCACCTACGCCGATCCCGACACCAACGCGCCGGTGAAGGCGACGCTGCACACGCAGGCGATCGGCTTCCGCGGTGTGCTGCCCGAAGGCGCGGAGGGGCTCGACCCGTTCATCGCGGCCAGTGCGCTCACGCTCGAACAGACGGTGGAGGGCACACCGGGCGCGATGAAACCCGGTGACAGCGTGACCCGCACGGTCAAGGCCACGGTGACGGGAACGTCGCCGATGTTCCTGCCGCACCTGCTCGCGCCTGTCGCGGTGGAGGGGCTCGCCGCCTATCCGGACGCGCCGGCCGTGGCCGAGACCGATGACCGCGGCGAGCTCGGCGGCAGCCGGACCGAAAGCGTGACCCTGGTCGCCGAGGGCGGCGGCAGCGGCGCGGCGCCCGCGGTGACGCTCGACTGGTACAACCTCACGTCGGGCGCGGTGGAGACCGCCACGCTGGAGGGGTTCGCCATCACCGTCGACGGGCCGCCCGCCGGAGCCTCCGCCGGGCCGCGCGACTGGCGGGCAATCGCGCTGGCCGGGCTGGCGGGGCTCGGCGCGGTGGCCGCCGGGGTCCTCGCGTTCCGCCGCGGCAGGCCGGTGCTGGTCCGCCGGCTCGGCGAGGCCCGGGCGCGGCGGCGCGCCTCCGAGCCCCACGCCTATGCCCGGTTGCGCCGGGTCATCGCCAGCCGCGATCACGCCCGGTTGCGCCCGGCGCTGGACCGCTGGGCACAGCGCACCACCGGGCCGGACCCGCGCGCGGCGCCCGATATCGGCGCCGCCTTGGCCGCGCTCGGCGCGGCGCGCTACGGCCGCGCGGCGCCCGTGCAGGATGACGCGGCATGGAACACGCTGGCCCGGGAGCTGGCGCGGGCGCGGGCCTCCGCCCTGCGCACGGGCCGGACCGTTCGGTCCCTGCCGCGTCTCAATCCCGTATAAGGCGGTCCCGCACGCGGCACCGCCGCAGGCTCCGGGGCGCCCTGCCCTCCCGGGACGTTGGACATCCAGCGAACGGCACGACCCCCGCCACAGCGCGGCCACGCCCTGCCCCATGGCGCGTGAACGTGGCTCCATGGCCATCATCGCGCAGCCATGCTGGTTCAGGGGGGGTCCAGCCCATCACGCCGGTCAGAGCGCGTGGCATTGTGTGCCGCGGGAATGCCCGATCCTGCCTCAGGCCAGGCATCGACCTTCCGCAGGCGAGTGCGCGGCTGCAGGGCGATCGGCATGAAGCGGGGCCAGCCTTGTCCCGGCAGGCGGAGAGGAGAGCTCACGTCTTGTGTGAGCCAGCCTCGCCCAGAATGTCCGACATCCGGACCAGTTCCGGCAGGGAGCCCGCCGCCATCTTTCGCATGACGTGTCCGCGATGCAGCTTGACGGTCGCCTCGGTGACATCGATCCGGGCCGCGATCTGCTTGTTCAGCAGCCCGGTTGCGACCAGCGCCATGACCTGACGCTCGCGTTCCGTGAGCGTGGCATACCTGGTGCACAGCGATGCGCTCCGCTCCGCTTGCGTCATCAGGTCCGCATCCAGCGTGACCGCCCTGTGCACCGCCTCCAGCAAATCCTGCTCGCGCACCGGCTTGGTGAGGACATCCACCGCGCCGGCCTTCATGGCGCGAACGGTCATTGGCACGTCGACATGCGCGCTGATGAGCACGACGGGCCGCCGGGCCCCGTTGCGCGCAAGCGATTCCTGGAACTCGAGCCCGCTCCTGCCGGGGAGCCGGATGTCCAGGACGATGCAGGAGGGACGCGCGGGCGGCTCCGCGCTCACAAACTCCTGCACGGACCCATGGCATGTCGTCCGCAGCCCGACCGACTGGAACAGGCCGCACAGCGCCTCGCACACGCCGTCATCGTCGTCGATCACGACGACGGTCGGCTGTTCAGTCCGGGCGTGCATTCGTGGTCCCCGCCAGGGGCAGGGCGACGCTGAAGACGCTTCCTGTCGGCGTGTTGTCGCTGGCCCAGATCCGCCCGCGATGGGCTTCGACGATCGAGCGGCAGATCGAAAGACCCATACCGATCCCCTCGGGTTTCGTGGTGAAGAATGCCTCGAACAGGCGGTCGACGTTATCGGGGTTGAGGCCGCCTCCGGTGTCCAGAACGCTGAACTGCGCGAAATCTTCGCTTGCAAGCGTCCGGATGGTCAAGCGGCGAAGAGGGCTGTCGGCACCCGACATCGCCTCGACACTGTTCATGATCAGATTGAGAATGACCTGCTGGAGCTGCGTACCGTCGCCGATCACTTCCGTCGGGGCCGGCGCGAACTCGGTGACGAGCACGATGCCCCGATGCTGGAATTCGGCGCGCAGAAGGCCGAGCACCTCCCGGATCGCGGTCTCGAGGACCATGCGGCGCATCTTCAGAGGCGACTTCTGCGCAAGCGCCCGGACGCTGGCGACGATGTCGCCCGCCCGATGCCCGTCGCGCACGATGCGCCCCACGGCCTCGCGGGCCAGGGCGAGGTCCTGTTGTGCCGGGTCGAGCCAGCGCAGACAGGTGCTGGCGTTGGTGACGATGGCCATCAACGGCTGGTTGACCTCATGCGCGATCGACACCGCCAGTTCGCCCATGGTCGTGAGCCGCGAG of Paroceanicella profunda contains these proteins:
- a CDS encoding response regulator transcription factor encodes the protein MHARTEQPTVVVIDDDDGVCEALCGLFQSVGLRTTCHGSVQEFVSAEPPARPSCIVLDIRLPGRSGLEFQESLARNGARRPVVLISAHVDVPMTVRAMKAGAVDVLTKPVREQDLLEAVHRAVTLDADLMTQAERSASLCTRYATLTERERQVMALVATGLLNKQIAARIDVTEATVKLHRGHVMRKMAAGSLPELVRMSDILGEAGSHKT
- a CDS encoding BatD family protein, giving the protein MRRAALLLLLAPALPATAQQDAAAQGGPVMQVTFEETEAIPGQPLSLRLTVLAPTYFPEPPVWPGLEAPNLLVRLPERSTNPTSARVGGETWSGITRTYRISPMVPGAFSIPPQEVIVTYADPDTNAPVKATLHTQAIGFRGVLPEGAEGLDPFIAASALTLEQTVEGTPGAMKPGDSVTRTVKATVTGTSPMFLPHLLAPVAVEGLAAYPDAPAVAETDDRGELGGSRTESVTLVAEGGGSGAAPAVTLDWYNLTSGAVETATLEGFAITVDGPPAGASAGPRDWRAIALAGLAGLGAVAAGVLAFRRGRPVLVRRLGEARARRRASEPHAYARLRRVIASRDHARLRPALDRWAQRTTGPDPRAAPDIGAALAALGAARYGRAAPVQDDAAWNTLARELARARASALRTGRTVRSLPRLNPV
- a CDS encoding VWA domain-containing protein translates to MSPVELALGAFHFLRPFWLLLLPLIAWLWWMARRTRARRAVPRDGIAPHLRAALTVGARGARRLLPVDGVALALACLSLGAAGPTWSRMPDPFVARSAPVVVALRVAPSMEGTDVSPSRLERGTQKIRDLLALRAGARTALVAYAGSAHRVVPMTEDPGVMTPYLAGLTPEVMPREGDRAAEALALAEALLAGEDAPGAILFVTDRLDPADVAALDGSARPVAVLAMLPEGARDRGLDQLGTAQVVAVTPDAADIRRIDGMLNAAYRRAMLENTDQPWQDRGHWLAWPAALLTLLWFRRGWTLRWAAVLALAASLALPAPRAARAGGIADWFLTPDQQGSLALQRRDFGRAAELFSDPLRRGYALYRDGQYAAAVEVLDRVGTAAAAFLQGMAQLRSRAYRDGVRSFRTALDRDPDYPGAAANLAVAQRIVDYIEEAREQSDTGEDTGIGADDIVLDNEADRGAETETDAPEAGAAGLLTAEQWMNTVDTGTGAFLRQRFAIEALRASAPAPGGTAPGGTAPSDADKDSASGPDAGADTEASTGAGAGAGAGAGAGAEAGAEAGAGRTEDAR